One genomic region from Lujinxingia vulgaris encodes:
- a CDS encoding RCC1 domain-containing protein yields the protein NAESSYDSPLLLDDNDVWNHVAAGNEHTCAITEDNALYCWGDSASGQLGPNAVANGRTQVEINDGGTPINTFVAVAAGDAHTCAVTAVGANGWCWGSFSSGQLDGEPTGDSAPREVGNVISDSNSSTLEITAGMTHSCAVAMVSGQNRAYCWGSTSFGKLGHDENTYPNRPTGLNNVQRITNGSDHTCAIENGVAKCWGANVWKQLGHSGSSTSVAIASDVDGSYTGWTDIAAGGQHTCGIADGTMHCWGLNEDAQLGYPTAGQDSNVAPTEVDWPYTP from the coding sequence AATGCCGAATCATCTTACGATTCCCCCCTTCTTCTTGATGACAATGACGTCTGGAATCATGTTGCTGCGGGCAATGAACACACCTGCGCCATTACTGAAGATAACGCCCTTTACTGTTGGGGAGATAGTGCCAGCGGACAACTCGGTCCCAATGCCGTCGCAAACGGACGAACGCAGGTCGAAATCAACGACGGCGGCACCCCCATCAACACCTTCGTGGCCGTCGCCGCCGGCGATGCGCATACCTGCGCGGTGACGGCGGTGGGGGCGAATGGGTGGTGTTGGGGGAGTTTTTCGAGTGGGCAGTTGGATGGTGAGCCGACGGGGGATAGTGCGCCGCGTGAAGTGGGCAATGTTATTTCAGACTCGAACTCCTCGACTTTAGAGATTACCGCAGGCATGACCCACTCCTGTGCGGTAGCTATGGTAAGTGGCCAAAACAGAGCCTACTGCTGGGGAAGTACGTCTTTTGGCAAACTCGGACACGATGAAAATACATATCCGAATCGTCCTACTGGTCTTAACAACGTTCAACGGATCACAAACGGTTCAGATCATACCTGCGCTATCGAAAACGGTGTAGCCAAATGCTGGGGGGCGAATGTATGGAAACAACTTGGACATAGTGGAAGTTCAACGTCCGTCGCTATTGCAAGTGACGTAGATGGTTCTTACACGGGCTGGACCGATATCGCCGCTGGCGGTCAGCACACCTGCGGTATTGCCGACGGTACAATGCATTGTTGGGGGCTCAATGAAGATGCTCAGCTGGGCTATCCCACGGCTGGCCAAGATAGTAATGTTGCTCCCACAGAAGTGGATTGGCCCTACACCCCTTAA
- the recO gene encoding DNA repair protein RecO: MSSRHSPCFILRTVAYGERDVIVTLLGRDSGRFAALARSARTSRKRFGGALQPLRMVEAIYTPPTRGDLHTLQELDVSEDYPGLEDRLELLSAASYATELVRETWREGEDARAIFELLRQLYAFLPRCEDNLDILCLAHHFELSLLNLYGLAPAIAHCARCAAPADTLPRARFARSGEGLLCEACRHAGEAVGVIHPITLQLLLHLEDPRNPRPSVPLEDALAQARRVIDTSVDSLVTRTLPARDMLRSLVTI, from the coding sequence ATGTCCTCGCGCCACTCACCCTGCTTCATCTTACGCACCGTCGCCTACGGGGAGCGTGACGTGATCGTCACGCTCCTGGGGCGAGATTCCGGGCGTTTTGCGGCCCTGGCGCGGAGCGCGCGTACGAGTCGCAAGCGCTTTGGTGGCGCGCTCCAGCCCCTGCGGATGGTCGAGGCCATCTACACCCCTCCCACCCGCGGCGACCTGCACACCCTGCAGGAGCTCGACGTCAGCGAGGATTACCCGGGGCTTGAAGACCGTTTAGAGCTTTTGAGTGCGGCAAGCTACGCCACCGAGCTCGTGCGCGAGACCTGGCGCGAGGGCGAAGACGCCCGCGCCATCTTTGAGCTGCTTCGTCAGCTCTACGCGTTTCTACCCCGCTGCGAGGACAACCTCGACATCCTCTGCCTGGCCCACCATTTCGAGCTGAGCCTGCTCAACCTCTACGGGCTGGCGCCGGCGATTGCGCATTGCGCGCGCTGCGCCGCCCCGGCCGACACCCTGCCCCGGGCGCGTTTTGCCCGCAGCGGCGAAGGCCTGCTCTGTGAGGCATGCCGCCATGCGGGGGAGGCGGTGGGGGTGATTCACCCGATCACCCTCCAGCTGCTTTTGCACCTGGAAGACCCGCGAAACCCGCGCCCTTCCGTGCCCCTGGAGGACGCCCTTGCGCAGGCCCGGCGCGTCATCGATACTTCCGTTGACTCGCTGGTCACCCGAACGCTCCCCGCCCGAGACATGCTTCGATCTCTGGTCACAATCTGA
- a CDS encoding fatty acid desaturase, with amino-acid sequence MENHPNDRQPVKILWVNALFLIGTPLLAAILAPLYIAANGVHWSEVVAMFVLWIFTGLGITAGYHRMFSHRAWWAAKPVRLLLLIFGAAAWQNSVIAWSAGHRYHHRDVDTDDDPYTISRGFWYAHMLWVIIKGARHDDFDNVPDLWKDPLCVWQHNNYNLISVGFNLGVPLLLGVLTNNILGMLLWAGLLRIVFVHHATFFINSLAHMWGSRPWTQEHTARDNAILAFFTFGEGYHNFHHTFPGDYRNGVRWWQFDPTKWLIWTLERVGLATNLKRSSFDRRLRRRWSNLYERYQAQREEWEEQLQAQFDEASARFEASLEEARALHRDFARRAEELHTEAARELRRARREAERRVIAEYREFKRLLNEMPQLAPATA; translated from the coding sequence ATGGAAAACCATCCCAATGATCGCCAGCCCGTTAAGATCCTCTGGGTCAACGCGCTCTTTCTGATCGGCACGCCCCTTCTGGCCGCCATCCTCGCGCCCCTCTACATCGCCGCCAACGGCGTGCACTGGAGCGAGGTTGTGGCGATGTTCGTGCTGTGGATCTTCACCGGTCTGGGCATCACGGCGGGCTACCACCGCATGTTCTCGCACCGCGCCTGGTGGGCGGCCAAACCGGTGCGACTCCTACTGCTGATCTTCGGGGCGGCGGCCTGGCAGAACAGCGTCATCGCCTGGTCGGCCGGCCACCGCTACCACCACCGCGACGTCGACACCGACGACGATCCCTACACCATCAGCCGCGGCTTCTGGTACGCGCATATGCTCTGGGTGATCATCAAAGGCGCGCGCCACGACGACTTCGACAACGTGCCCGACCTCTGGAAAGACCCGCTCTGCGTGTGGCAGCACAACAACTACAACCTGATCAGCGTGGGCTTTAACCTGGGCGTGCCCCTTCTGCTGGGCGTTTTGACCAACAACATTCTGGGGATGCTGCTGTGGGCGGGGCTTCTGCGCATCGTCTTTGTGCACCACGCCACCTTCTTCATCAACTCGCTGGCGCATATGTGGGGGAGCCGCCCCTGGACCCAGGAGCACACCGCCCGCGACAACGCGATCCTGGCGTTCTTCACCTTCGGAGAGGGCTACCACAACTTCCACCACACCTTCCCCGGCGACTACCGCAACGGCGTGCGCTGGTGGCAGTTTGACCCGACCAAGTGGCTGATCTGGACGCTGGAGCGGGTGGGCCTTGCGACCAACCTCAAGCGCAGCTCCTTCGATCGTCGTCTGCGCCGGCGCTGGAGCAACCTCTACGAGCGCTACCAGGCCCAGCGCGAGGAGTGGGAGGAGCAACTTCAAGCCCAGTTCGACGAGGCCAGCGCCCGCTTTGAGGCCTCCCTCGAAGAGGCCCGCGCGCTGCACCGCGACTTCGCCCGCCGCGCCGAAGAGCTCCACACCGAGGCGGCCCGCGAACTTCGCCGCGCCCGCCGCGAAGCCGAGCGCCGCGTCATCGCCGAGTACCGCGAGTTCAAACGCCTGCTCAACGAGATGCCCCAACTCGCACCGGCGACCGCCTGA
- a CDS encoding DUF6918 family protein, whose translation MPTLTEKLAKVDRQKVIKDAARLIEDEVASKSGLSGMAIKGGYKVVKKIKPAMIEESIDHLLDSFTGALDPLYQDYVENAALSTFEAYIQKHDDRAANDLLSITDAKAERSDNKILKSTYGKLRGQAEKHVKDALPGVGRLIDRYAPKAA comes from the coding sequence ATGCCTACGCTCACCGAAAAACTCGCCAAGGTCGATCGCCAGAAAGTCATCAAAGACGCCGCCCGCCTCATTGAGGACGAGGTCGCGTCGAAGAGCGGCCTCTCGGGCATGGCGATCAAAGGCGGTTACAAGGTCGTCAAAAAGATCAAACCGGCGATGATCGAGGAGTCCATCGATCACCTGCTCGACTCCTTCACCGGCGCGCTCGACCCCCTCTACCAGGACTACGTGGAGAACGCCGCGCTGAGCACCTTTGAGGCGTATATCCAGAAACACGACGATCGCGCGGCCAACGATCTTCTGAGCATCACCGATGCGAAGGCGGAGCGCTCCGACAACAAGATCCTCAAGTCGACCTACGGCAAGCTGCGCGGTCAGGCCGAGAAGCATGTCAAAGACGCGCTGCCCGGCGTCGGCCGCCTCATCGATCGCTACGCCCCCAAAGCTGCCTGA